A DNA window from Centroberyx gerrardi isolate f3 chromosome 5, fCenGer3.hap1.cur.20231027, whole genome shotgun sequence contains the following coding sequences:
- the serinc3 gene encoding serine incorporator 1 translates to MGAVLGAFSVASWVPCLCSSATCLMCRCCPNSRNSTVTRVIYAFILLLGTVIACIMLSPGVDQQLKRIPGFCEEGAGSSIPGLQADVNCEMFVGYKAVYRVCFGMGMCFLAFAITMINVKNSRDPRAAIHNGFWFFKIAAMVAVTVGAFYIPEGPFTQIWFGVGIAGAFFFILIQLVLLVDFAHSWNESWVDKMETGNGRGWYAALMVVTIFNYIMSFIAVVLFFVFYTKPEGCLINKFFISFNMLLCVGASVISVLPKIQESQPRSGLLQSSIITLYTMYLTWSAMTNEPDRTCNPSLLSIFQQIAAPTLAPLEMENQTAVVIIGTEEPVLTAPYLQWWDAQNIVGLAIFVLCILYSSIRSSNTSQVNKLTMASKDSAILAESSCSSSDLSEEASGPRRVEDNERDMVQYSYSFFHFMLFLASLYIMMTLTNWYSPEADYSTMTSKWPAVWVKITSSWVCLALYVWTLAAPMILTNRDFS, encoded by the exons GTGCCGTGCCTGTGCAGCAGCGCTACGTGTCTGATGTGCAGATGCTGTCCGAACAGCAGGAACTCCACGGTGACCAGAGTCATCTACGCCTTCATCCTGCTGCTAGGGACCGTCATCGCCTGCATCATGCTGTCGCCAGGCGTGGATCAGCAGCTCAAACGG ATTCCGGGCTTCTGTGAAGAAGGTGCCGGCTCTTCTATCCCTGGTCTGCAAGCTGACGTCAACTGCGAAATGTTCGTGGGCTACAAGGCCGTGTACCGGGTGTGCTTTGGCATGGGCATGTGCTTCCTGGCGTTTGCCATCACTATGATTAACGTCAAGAACAGCAGAGACCCCCGCGCCGCCATCCATAATGG ATTTTGGTTCTTTAAGATTGCTGCCATGGTGGCAGTTACAGTCGGTGCCTTTTACATTCCAGAGGGGCCTTTTACTCAAA TATGGTTTGGAGTGGGCATCGCTGGAGCTTTCTTCTTCATTCTGATCcagctggtgctgctggtggacTTCGCCCACTCCTGGAACGAGTCCTGGGTGGACAAGATGGAGACGGGCAACGGCAGGGGCTGGTATGCAG CGTTGATGGTGGTAACGATCTTCAACTACATCATGTCGTTTATTGCTGTGGTGCTGTTCTTCGTCTTCTACACTAAGCCTGAGGGTTGCCTCATCAACAAGTTCTTCATCAGCTTCAACATGTTGCTGTGCGTCGGCGCCTCTGTGATCTCTGTCCTGCCTAAAATACAG GAATCTCAACCACGATCAGGTCTGCTACAGTCCTCCATCATCACCTTGTACACCATGTATCTGACCTGGTCTGCCATGACCAATGAGCCCG ACCGGACATGTAACCCCAGCCTGCTGAGCATCTTCCAGCAGATCGCTGCCCCCACACTGGCCCCTCTGGAGATGGAGAACCAGACGGCCGTGGTGATCATCGGCACCGAGGAACCCGTCCTGACGGCCCCTTACCTGCAGTGGTGGGATGCCCAGAACATCGTAGGACTTGCTATATTTGTCCTGTGCATCCTCTACTCCAG CATTCGTTCGTCCAACACCAGCCAGGTGAACAAGCTGACCATGGCCTCCAAAGATTCGGCCATTCTGGCtgagagcagctgcagcagctcagaCTTATCAGAGGAGGCGAGCGGACCCAGGCGGGTGGAGGACAATGAGAGGGACATGGTCCAGTACAGCTACTCCTTCTTCCACTTCATGCTGTTCCTGGCCTCGCTCTACATCATGATGACTCTCACCAACTGGTACAG CCCTGAGGCGGATTACAGTACCATGACCAGTAAGTGGCCAGCGGTGTGGGTGAAGATCACCTCCAGCTGGGTGTGTTTGGCCCTGTACGTCTGGACCCTGGCGGCCCCCATGATCCTCACCAACCGAGACTTCAGCTGA